The following coding sequences are from one Liolophura sinensis isolate JHLJ2023 chromosome 12, CUHK_Ljap_v2, whole genome shotgun sequence window:
- the LOC135479627 gene encoding uncharacterized protein LOC135479627 yields MTEILRILVSAFLIVPTLTEYTFPDYKDHPCVRDCKDNEAPRTCEYNFTIEWYHTITVHCRDCPFNRTDCFRPNCVPAEGTPRAILTVNRHLPGPAIQVCEGDHIQVKVFNHPDMSEGVSLHWHGIHQKGTQYNDGAEMITQCPITPFSSFQYRFVADNPGTHFWHSHAGLQRADGLFGALVVRQSPSKEPHFDKYDNDLPDHVIVVNEWFVNPTINRYAAHVHGGEKVIKDKSLLINGQGVYRKFKETKQAQETFYTPRAVFSVRHGESYRFRVIDNGVSACPITVSVSGHVLSIIASDGNPFEPLEVDAFMMAAGERFDFILTANRDVGNYWLMVQEVPDCGEGERKRLPQQLAIVRYIGASENEPTEPPTNVTTGKWLNSWNAESSDLRQPIVSVNSTDKLEPGFERSPDHTFYLALDTRILDDLLVHSPQTHPVYAFERRGVFYAPQINKITLMNPPSPLLFQHQDVPQDLFCDTESVAVNCSTEYCICVHRLHVAIGDLVELVVVDEGTHLNINHPMHLHGHSFRVLALKQVNISTTMEAVKRLDAEGYIHRNYDNPVQKDTILVPDGGYAVLRFVADNPGFWLFHCHVQFHAQTSMGLVIQVGNDEDMPRRPKNYPKCSSWTFSGYDEDQNKSGQRTCPSNGSSLQPIGIFTLWFYFCIGYEVI; encoded by the exons ATGACAGAGATTTTAAGAATTTTGGTTTCGGCATTCCTTATCGTCCCAACATTAACCGAATATACATTTCCTG ATTATAAAGATCACCCATGTGTAAGAGATTGCAAGGATAACGAGGCACCCAGGACGTGTGAGTACAACTTCACCATCGAGTGGTACCACACGATAACCGTTCACTGTCGGGACTGTCCGTTCAATAGGACCGACTGCTTCAGGCCGAACTGCGTTCCTGCCGAAGGCACGCCAAGGGCAATTCTGACCGTAAACAGACATCTGCCAGGACCAGCTATCCAG GTTTGTGAAGGAGACCACATTCAGGTGAAGGTTTTCAATCACCCAGACATGTCCGAAGGCGTGAGCTTACACTGGCACGGTATCCACCAGAAAGGGACCCAGTACAACGACGGTGCAGAAATGATCACTCAGTGTCCCATAACACCATTCTCTTCATTTCAATATCG ATTTGTTGCCGACAATCCAGGGACTCATTTCTGGCACTCACATGCCGGACTTCAAAGGGCTGACGGCTTATTCGGGGCTCTAGTTGTTCGGCAGTCTCCGTCAAAAGAGCCTCACTTTGATAAATATGATAATGACTTGCCTGATCACGTGATCGTAGTGAACGAATGGTTCGTCAATCCTACCATAAACCGGTATGCGGCGCACGTGCACGGCGGAGAAAAGGTCATAAAAGACAAGTCACTCCTGATCAATG GTCAAGGCGTTTACCGGAAGTtcaaagaaaccaaacaagcgCAAGAAACGTTTTACACACCAAGAGCTGTCTTTTCCGTCCGGCATGGGGAGTCTTATCGCTTCCGGGTCATTGATAATGGCGTCTCTGCCTGTCCAATTACCGTCTCGGTCTCCGGACACGTGTTGTCGATAATCGCGTCGGACGGAAATCCTTTTGAGCCTTTGGAAGTGGACGCCTTCATGATGGCTGCTGGGGAGAGATTTGACTTCATTCTGACGGCGAATAGAGACGTGGGTAACTATTGGCTGATGGTTCAAGAAGTACCGGACTGCGGGGAAGGGGAAAGGAAACGACTTCCACAGCAGCTGGCAATTGTTAGATATATTGGGGCATCGGAAAATGAACCCACCGAACCACCAACAAATGTCACTACTGGAAAG TGGCTCAACTCATGGAATGCAGAATCCTCCGATCTACGTCAGCCCATCGTCAGCGTCAATTCCACGGATAAACTCGAGCCCGGTTTCGAACGTTCTCCAGATCACACATTTTACCTTGCTCTTGACACCCGGATTTTGGACGATCTGCTCGTGCACAGCCCCCAGACACATCCGGTCTACGCATTTGAACGACGAGGGGTCTTTTACGCCCcacaaatcaacaaaataacCTTGATGAATCCACCAAGTCCACTTTTATTTCAACACCAAGACGTTCCACAG GATCTATTTTGTGACACGGAATCCGTGGCGGTAAACTGTTCCACAGAGTATTGTATCTGCGTCCATCGGTTACATGTTGCCATTGGTGATCTTGTGGAACTAGTTGTTGTGGACGAAGGAACTCACTTGAACATTAACCATCCTATGCACCTTCATGGACATTCCTTCAGAGTGCTCGCGTTGAAACAG GTAAATATTTCCACAACAATGGAGGCTGTAAAGCGCCTTGATGCGGAAGGATACATTCATCGTAACTATGACAACCCCGTTCAGAAGGACACTATCCTCGTCCCAGACGGTGGGTATGCCGTCTTGCGCTTCGTGGCGGATAACCCAG GTTTCTGGTTGTTTCATTGTCACGTTCAGTTCCACGCTCAGACCAGTATGGGTCTGGTAATCCAGGTTGGTAACGATGAAGACATGCCGCGCAGGCCAAAGAACTACCCAAAATGCAGCAGCTGGACATTCAGCGGATATGACGAAGACCAAAATAAATCCGGTCAACGCACATGTCCGAGCAACGGTTCTAGCCTGCAACCTATAGGAATTTTCacgctttggttttacttttgCATTGGTTATGAAGTAATTTAG
- the LOC135479732 gene encoding high mobility group nucleosome-binding domain-containing protein 5-like: protein MEIEKEYPHIPNGVQKDGGAAHREEGQEDGDPAHRKEGQEDGDPAQEEDQKDGNPAQEEGQEDGDPAHREEGQEDGDPAQEEGQEDRDPAQEAGQENRDPAQEEGQEDWDPTQQGQDDGDPAQEECQDDGDPAQEGQKDEDAAYQEESQEESDVTQHESQDYVDAAHREEGQKDGDTALQKERQEEGDTSLDDEGQEDGDATHRGKGQEDGNAAYQEECHEDGDTARDEDGQKDCDAEYHDEGQEDGDAAHQKEGQEDGNAAHQEESQEDGLATLQEEGQDDRNAALQEEYAVNVEDNHQVARRKRRQPLINWKRLPWEPDITFRRAMPDHVTVPNLPTNQEGRIPVAGRGEGAELNDEESDGEEIREMKRKLKEQETRVDEFYYTKEKNDREMESVIEETERVHNKLMSLRAARRKLEAERDRLEAELYATKMHVKNVETNVNTEAAGYEELIERFDALKTTIETQKEACPASFSLLLQLEEELLEDLDSASCSDDLSFSEESPLPAIAEVDDTGEDCSENRVEEILDG from the exons ATGGAGATTGAAAAAGAGTACCCTCACATTCCGAATGGAGTTCAGAAAGACGGGGGTGCAGCCCATCGGGAGGAAGGTCAGGAAGATGGGGATCCAGCCCATCGGAAAGAAGGTCAGGAAGATGGGGATCCAGCACAAGAAGAAGATCAGAAAGATGGGAATCCAGCACAAGAAGAAGGTCAGGAAGATGGGGATCCAGCCCATCGGGAAGAAGGTCAGGAAGATGGGGATCCAGCACAAGAAGAAGGTCAGGAAGATCGGGATCCAGCACAAGAAGCAGGTCAGGAAAATAGGGATCCAGCACAAGAAGAAGGTCAGGAAGATTGGGATCCAACACAACAAGGTCAGGATGATGGGGATCCAGCACAAGAAGAATGTCAGGATGATGGGGATCCGGCACAAGAAGGTCAGAAAGATGAGGATGCAGCCTATCAGGAAGAAAGTCAGGAAGAGAGTGATGTAACCCAACATGAAAGTCAGGATTACGTAGATGCAGCCCATCGGGAAGAAGGTCAGAAAGATGGGGATACTGCTCTTCAAAAAGAACGTCAGGAAGAAGGGGATACTTCCCTTGATGACGAAGGTCAGGAAGACGGAGATGCTACTCATCGAGGAAAAGGTCAGGAAGACGGGAATGCAGCATATCAAGAAGAATGTCACGAAGACGGGGATACAGCCCGTGATGAAGATGGTCAGAAAGATTGTGATGCAGAATATCATGATGAAGGTCAGGAAGACGGGGATGCAGCCCATCAGAAAGAAGGTCAGGAAGACGGGAATGCAGCCCATCAAGAAGAAAGTCAGGAAGATGGGCTTGCGACCCTTCAGGAAGAAGGCCAGGATGACAGAAATGCAGCCCTTCAGGAAGAATACGCTGTTAACGTGGAAGATAACCATCAAGTTGCACGGAGAAAGAGGAGACAACCCTTAATCAACTGGAAACGCCTTCCGTGGGAACCAG ACATCACCTTCAGACGAGCTATGCCAGATCACGTGACGGTACCAAACCTACCGACCAATCAGGAAGGAAGAATCCCAGTTGCAGGCAGAGGAGAAGGCGCAGAATTAAATGATGAAGAAAGCGATGGTGAAGAAATTAGGGAAATGAAAAGAAAGCTGAAGGAGCAGGAAACAAGAGTAGACGAATTTTATTACACGAAAGAAAAGAATGATAG AGAGATGGAGTCGGTGATAGAGGAGACCGAGAGAGTACACAACAAGCTAATGAGCCTCAGGGCGGCCAGGCGAAAACTGGAGGCGGAGAGAGACAGACTGGAGGCTGAGTTGTACGCCACTAAGATGCACGTCAAAAACGTCGAGACAAATGTGAACACGGAGGCCGCCGGGTACGAGGAGCTGATAGAAAGGTTTGATGCCCTCAAGACGACGATTGAGACTCAAAAAGAGGCGTGTCCAGCCTCGTTCTCACTCTTGTTACAGTTAGAAGAAGAGCTCCTCGAAGATTTGGATTCTGCATCGTGTTCGGATGATTTATCATTTTCTGAGGAATCTCCACTTCCGGCCATAGCAGAAGTTGACGACACTGGTGAAGATTGTTCTGAAAATCGAGTTGAAGAGATTCTTGATGGTTAA